From one Trifolium pratense cultivar HEN17-A07 linkage group LG1, ARS_RC_1.1, whole genome shotgun sequence genomic stretch:
- the LOC123919634 gene encoding classical arabinogalactan protein 26 — protein MASFWSFSTIFIALISCNCSLTLASAKNMHISAISAAPTTLPEISAAPTTLPETPVFSPAMSPDMEPLFPTPGRAAFSPSDSSLPTIPSSPSPPNPDISTPQGPVLAFPPSESTSPAIAPSSQGASLSLFSILHLVIMLICIIQLHGM, from the coding sequence ATGGCTTCCTTTTggtcattttcaacaatattCATAGCATTAATATCATGCAATTGTTCATTGACTTTAGCTTCTGCAAAAAACATGCATATTTCAGCAATCTCAGCAGCACCAACTACCTTACCAGAAATCTCAGCAGCACCAACTACATTACCAGAAACTCCTGTGTTCTCTCCTGCTATGTCACCAGATATGGAGCCACTGTTTCCTACTCCTGGAAGAGCTGCTTTCTCTCCATCAGATTCTTCATTACCAACAATTCCTTCAAGTCCTAGCCCTCCAAATCCAGATATCTCAACTCCTCAAGGGCCTGTTTTGGCTTTTCCACCGTCAGAGTCTACGTCGCCGGCTATAGCCCCTTCTTCTCAGGGTGCATCTCTctcattgttttcaattttacatCTTGTTATCATGTTAATTTGCATAATTCAGCTTCATGGTATGTGA
- the LOC123919502 gene encoding protein NETWORKED 4B-like: MTEITMKNQLSQPHWWWLDENTTVRRSTWLQSTVTELNEKTKTMLKLIEEDADSFAQRAEMFYKKRPELVSMVEDFYRRHRLLAERYDQVRPESGIRLLNPPASCKHSQSEKLTSFDDDRGYDSYSYSESCDVEESVESEIDDPEHEEEEHEEVRSVAANDVMKLRKEIEILGEKKKGHKDQIKQIQKDDMLDVMKLREEIERSEKENEAHKDELKQEISISNEVVMKLREEIEQFQQKDTIHDHQVMKLREEIQRLNKENEALKDELKQKDTVSNEVMKLREKIERLEKENEAQKNEFKQKDTVSNEVMKFREKIERLEKENEAKKDELKQKDTISNEVMKFSEKIEQLEKENEAQKDELKQKNTISDEVMKLKEQIEQLKKENEAQKDELKQKATICNEVMKLREELEETHKKENEAQKDELKEEDTTICDEVMKLRKEIERLEKENEAQNDELKEKHIICNEVLKLREELERHREENEARKDELMHKLTIYDEVMMLKEERESFREENRTQKDDLKQKDKEKIEVIRQLSSTIDLLKQENVKMRNFIAKESAKKWKTPFKFNKLIGTFSEKLLNGIPKTKPSLVAL; encoded by the exons ATGACTGAAATTACTATGAAGAATCAACTTTCACAGCCACACTGGTGGTGGCTTGATGAAAACACCACCGTTAGAAGATCAACATGGCTTCAATCTACAGTCACTG AGCTGAATGAGAAGACAAAGACAATGTTAAAATTAATTGAAGAAGATGCAGATTCCTTCGCGCAACGAGCTGAGATGTTTTACAAGAAGAGACCAGAGCTTGTGAGCATGGTTGAAGATTTCTATAGGAGACACCGCTTGTTAGCTGAACGGTATGATCAAGTCAGACCTGAATCCGGAATTCGCCTGCTCAACCCTCCTGCTTCATGTAAGCATTCTCAATCAGAGAAGTTAACGAGTTTTGATGATGATCGTGGTTATGATAGCTATAGCTATTCTGAGAGTTGTGATGTAGAGGAATCTGTGGAATCTGAAATTGATGATCCTGAGCACGAAGAGGAAGAACATGAGGAAGTTCGGTCTGTGGCTGCAAATGATGTGATGAAGCTGAGGAAGGAAATTGAGATACTTGGTGAAAAGAAGAAGGGTCATAAGGATCAAATCAAGCAAATTCAAAAAGATGACATGCTTGATGTAATGAAGTTGAGGGAAGAAATAGAGCGATCCGAGAAAGAGAATGAAGCACATAAGGATGAACTCAAGCAGGAAATTTCCATTTCTAATGAAGTAGTAATGAAGTTGAGGGAAGAAATAGAACAATTCCAGCAGAAAGATACCATTCACGATCATCAAGTAATGAAGTTGAGGGAAGAGATACAACGACTCAATAAAGAGAATGAAGCACTGAAGGATGAACTCAAGCAGAAAGACACCGTTTCTAATGAAGTAATGAAGTTGAGGGAAAAGATAGAGCGACTCGAGAAAGAGAATGAAGCGCAGAAGAATGAATTCAAGCAGAAAGACACCGTTTCTAATGAAGTAATGAAGTTCAGGGAAAAGATAGAGCGACTCGAGAAAGAAAATGAAGCAAAGAAGGATGAACTCAAGCAGAAAGACACCATTTCTAATGAAGTAATGAAGTTCAGTGAAAAGATAGAACAACTCGAGAAAGAGAATGAAGCACAGAAGGATGAACTGAAGCAGAAAAACACCATTTCTGATGAAGTAATGAAGTTGAAGGAACAAATAGAACAACTCAAGAAAGAGAATGAGGCACAAAAGGATGAACTCAAGCAGAAAGCTACAATTTGCAATGAAGTAATGAAGTTGAGGGAAGAATTAGAAGAAACACACAAGAAAGAGAATGAAGCTCAGAAAGATGAACTCAAGGAGGAAGATACCACCATTTGTGATGAAGTAATGAAGTTGAGGAAAGAGATAGAACGACTCGAGAAAGAGAATGAAGCACAGAATGATGAACTCAAGGAGAAACATATCATTTGCAATGAAGTGCTGAAGTTGAGAGAAGAATTAGAAAGACACAGGGAAGAGAATGAAGCTCGAAAAGATGAACTCATGCATAAACTTACCATTTATGATGAAGTAATGATGTTGAAGGAAGAGAGGGAGAGTTTTAGAGAAGAGAATAGGACACAGAAGGATGATCTGAAACAGaaagacaaagagaaaatagaGGTAATAAGACAGCTCAGTTCAACAATAGATTTGCTGAAGCAGGAGAATGTAAAGATGAGAAACTTCATAGCTAAGGAATCTGCCAaaaaatggaagacaccatttAAGTTCAACAAACTCATTGGAACATTCTCAGAGAAATTGCTTAATGGGATTCCAAAGACTAAGCCTAGTCTGGTAGCTCTCTAG